The following proteins are encoded in a genomic region of Musa acuminata AAA Group cultivar baxijiao chromosome BXJ2-11, Cavendish_Baxijiao_AAA, whole genome shotgun sequence:
- the LOC135627639 gene encoding transcription factor MYB62-like, giving the protein MSGKGGSSNKDEDMELRRGPWTLEEDTLLTHYVACHGEGRWNLLARCSGLRRTGKSCRLRWLNYLKPDIKRGNLSPEEQLLILELHSKWGNRWSRIAQFLPGRTDNEIKNYWRTRVQKQARQLKIDANSAMFRDAIRCYWMPRLLEKTASPRSLQTPHHGTATAVADQPPQDPLPQLLRPDTQCQFENPSSYDLSGAEFCRLSNSPGLPSSTVLPQLPDLPEFSPNPPNQLNDIEFNPFHGNSSIEFNAYGSEACDLASMTASAVSYPASSYCDANHEYCMNKIGDSLWSMDELYVMLKSYMEGVACFL; this is encoded by the exons ATGTCTGGTAAAGGGGGATCATCCAACAAAGACGAAGACATGGAGCTAAGGAGAGGGCCTTGGACGCTAGAGGAGGACACTCTCCTCACCCACTACGTTGCTTGTCATGGCGAAGGTCGCTGGAACCTCCTCGCCAGGTGCTCGG GTTTGAGGAGAACCGGCAAGAGCTGTCGTTTGAGGTGGTTGAATTACTTGAAGCCCGATATAAAGCGAGGTAACCTCTCCCCTGAAGAGCAGCTGCTGATCCTCGAACTCCACTCCAAGTGGGGCAACAG GTGGTCTCGGATCGCACAGTTTTTGCCAGGGAGAACCGATAACGAGATAAAGAACTACTGGAGGACTCGGGTGCAAAAGCAAGCAAGGCAGCTCAAGATCGACGCCAACAGCGCCATGTTTCGGGATGCAATCCGATGCTACTGGATGCCGAGACTGCTAGAGAAGACGGCCTCTCCTCGATCCCTGCAAACTCCACATCATGGGACCGCCACCGCGGTGGCCGATCAGCCTCCGCAGGATCCGCTCCCGCAGCTTCTCCGACCGGACACGCAATGCCAGTTTGAGAATCCTAGCTCGTATGACCTCTCAGGCGCAGAGTTTTGCAGGCTGAGCAACTCCCCTGGGTTGCCTAGTAGTACTGTTCTCCCCCAACTCCCGGACTTGCCTGAGTTCTCGCCGAACCCACCGAATCAGCTCAATGACATCGAGTTCAATCCCTTCCATGGTAACAGTTCCATCGAGTTCAACGCCTATGGCTCAGAAGCCTGCGACCTGGCCTCCATGACCGCATCAGCTGTTAGCTACCCGGCATCCAGTTACTGTGATGCTAACCATGAGTACTGCATGAACAAGATTGGTGATAGCCTGTGGAGCATGGACGAACTGTATGTTATGCTGAAAAGCTACATGGAAGGGGTAGCATGTTTCCTTTAG